A region from the Aegilops tauschii subsp. strangulata cultivar AL8/78 chromosome 5, Aet v6.0, whole genome shotgun sequence genome encodes:
- the LOC109759892 gene encoding probable glutathione S-transferase GSTU1: protein MAGEKGLVLLDFWVSPFGQRCRIALAEKGLPYEYVEENLMAGKSDRLLRSNPIHKKIPVLLHDGRPVNESLIILNYLDDAFPDTPSLLPSDPYQRAQARFWADYVDKKVYDCGTRLWKLKGEPHAQARADMVEILKNLDGALGDKAFFGGHAFGFVDAAFAPFTSWFHSYEKYGEFSVAEVAPKIAAWAKRCGERESVAKSLYSPDKIYEFIGVLKKMHGVE from the coding sequence ATGGCGGGCGAGAAGGGCCTGGTGCTGCTGGACTTCTGGGTGAGCCCGTTCGGGCAGCGCTGCCGCATCGCCCTGGCAGAAAAAGGCCTCCCCTACGAGTACGTCGAAGAGAACCTCATGGCCGGCAAGAGCGACCGCCTCCTCCGCTCCAACCCCATCCACAAGAAGATTCCTGTCCTCCTCCACGACGGCCGCCCCGTCAACGAGTCCCTCATCATCCTCAACTACCTCGACGACGCCTTCCCGGACaccccctccctcctcccctccgaCCCCTACCAGCGCGCGCAGGCTCGCTTCTGGGCCGACTACGTCGACAAGAAGGTCTACGACTGCGGCACCCGGCTCTGGAAGCTCAAGGGCGAGCCGCACGCGCAGGCGCGGGCCGACATGGTGGAAATCCTCAAGAATCTGGACGGGGCGCTCGGGGACAAGGCCTTCTTCGGCGGCCATGCCTTCGGGTTCGTGGACGCCGCGTTCGCGCCCTTCACCTCGTGGTTCCACAGCTACGAGAAGTACGGCGAGTTCAGCGTCGCGGAGGTGGCGCCGAAGATCGCGGCTTGGGCAAAGCGGTGCGGCGAGCGGGAGAGCGTCGccaagagcctctactcgcctgacaagatttacgagttcatcGGTGTGCTCAAGAAGATGCACGGCGTTGAGTAG